From one Flavobacterium sp. N502536 genomic stretch:
- the secA gene encoding preprotein translocase subunit SecA produces MSFINSIIKVFVGDKSQKDVKALQPYLNKIKTFETSLMSLSHDELRGRTVFFKERIKEARADKDAKIASLKAEVENIEDIDKREDLYDAIDALEKEAYEISEKTLLEILPEAFSVVKETARRFKDNSFIEVSATARDREFSATKPYIVIEGEKAVWANKWNAAGKDITWDMIHYDVQLIGGMVLHEGKVAEMQTGEGKTLVATLPLYLNALTGNGVHLVTVNDYLAKRDSTWKAPLFEFHGLTVDCIDNHQPSTEQRKKAYDADITYGTNNEFGFDYLRDNMAHSPSDLVQRKHNYAIVDEVDSVLIDDARTPLIISGPVPQGDRHEFNELKPKIENLVAQQRQLANGFLAEAKKLIKEGNTKEGGFLLLRAYRSLPKNKALIKFLSEEGIKQLLQKTENQYMQDNNREMHKVDEALYFVIEEKNNQVELTDNGIQYLSGDTDPDFFVLPDIGTEIAAIEKQKLDKDGEAEAKERLFQDFGVKSERIHTLTQLLKAYALFEKDVEYVIMDNKIMIVDEQTGRIMDGRRYSDGLHQAIEAKENVKIEAATQTFATVTLQNYFRMYSKLGGMTGTAVTEAGELWQIYKLDVVEIPTNRPIARQDKEDYIYKTTREKFNAVIEDVTQLSNAGRPVLIGTTSVEISELLSRMLKMRGVTHNVLNAKMHKQEAQIVEEAGKAGVVTIATNMAGRGTDIKLSPEVKAAGGLAIVGTERHDSRRVDRQLRGRAGRQGDPGSSQFYVSLEDNLMRLFGSERVAKVMDRMGLQEGEVIQHSMMTKSIERAQKKVEENNFGVRKRLLEYDDVMNSQREVVYKRRRHALFGERLKLDIANMLYDTCELIVSNNKIANDFKTFDFDLIRYFGITSPISEADFTKLTDIEVTGKVYKEALSFYTEKTERSAREAFPIIKGVYEEPNNHFERIVVPFTDGIKTLNVVTDLKKAYDSEGAQLIADFEKNITLSIVDEAWKKHLRKMDELKQSVQLAVHEQKDPLLIYKLEAFNLFRGMLDNVNKEVISFLFKGDLPAQNVPEIHEAKEVRQKENFKLSKDEIVNSEEINREAGETQQRQVTETIVRDMPKINRNDTVTVQEVASGKTETMKFKKAESLVASGEWVIVK; encoded by the coding sequence ATGAGTTTCATAAACAGTATTATAAAGGTCTTTGTAGGTGATAAATCACAGAAAGATGTCAAAGCTTTACAGCCTTACTTAAACAAAATTAAAACATTCGAAACTAGCTTAATGAGTTTGTCTCACGACGAATTAAGAGGCAGAACCGTATTTTTTAAGGAGAGAATAAAAGAAGCTAGAGCTGATAAAGATGCTAAAATTGCTTCGCTTAAAGCAGAAGTAGAAAACATCGAAGACATCGACAAAAGAGAAGATCTTTATGATGCAATTGATGCTCTTGAAAAAGAAGCTTACGAAATCTCAGAAAAAACTTTACTGGAAATCCTTCCGGAAGCTTTCTCTGTAGTAAAAGAAACTGCACGTCGTTTTAAAGACAATTCGTTTATCGAAGTTAGTGCAACTGCAAGAGACCGTGAATTTTCGGCTACCAAACCTTATATTGTTATTGAGGGTGAAAAAGCAGTTTGGGCAAACAAATGGAATGCTGCCGGAAAAGATATTACCTGGGACATGATTCACTATGATGTTCAATTAATTGGTGGTATGGTTTTACACGAAGGTAAAGTTGCCGAGATGCAAACAGGGGAAGGTAAAACTTTAGTGGCTACACTTCCGCTTTACTTAAATGCTTTAACCGGAAACGGAGTTCACTTAGTAACCGTGAATGATTACCTTGCAAAACGTGATAGTACCTGGAAAGCACCTTTATTCGAATTCCACGGTTTAACAGTTGATTGTATCGACAATCACCAGCCAAGTACAGAACAAAGAAAAAAAGCATACGACGCTGATATAACTTACGGAACCAATAACGAATTTGGTTTTGACTACTTGAGAGATAACATGGCACATTCGCCAAGCGATTTAGTACAAAGAAAACACAATTATGCCATTGTCGATGAGGTCGATTCTGTATTAATTGATGACGCCAGAACTCCTCTTATTATTTCAGGACCGGTTCCACAAGGAGACCGTCATGAATTTAATGAATTGAAACCAAAAATTGAAAACTTAGTAGCACAGCAACGTCAGTTAGCAAATGGTTTCCTGGCAGAAGCTAAGAAATTAATCAAAGAAGGAAACACTAAAGAAGGTGGATTCTTATTGTTAAGAGCTTACAGAAGTTTACCTAAAAATAAAGCATTAATTAAATTTTTGAGTGAAGAAGGAATCAAACAATTGCTTCAAAAAACCGAAAATCAATACATGCAGGATAACAATCGCGAAATGCACAAAGTAGACGAAGCTTTGTATTTTGTAATTGAAGAAAAAAACAATCAGGTTGAATTAACCGATAATGGTATCCAATACCTTTCAGGAGATACTGATCCGGACTTTTTCGTACTTCCGGATATTGGAACTGAAATTGCCGCTATCGAAAAACAAAAACTGGACAAAGACGGTGAAGCGGAAGCTAAAGAAAGATTATTCCAGGATTTCGGAGTAAAAAGCGAGCGTATTCATACCCTTACCCAGCTTTTAAAAGCATACGCTCTTTTTGAAAAAGATGTAGAATATGTGATCATGGACAACAAGATTATGATTGTCGATGAGCAAACAGGTCGTATCATGGATGGTCGTCGTTATTCTGACGGTTTACACCAGGCGATCGAAGCTAAAGAAAACGTAAAAATCGAAGCTGCTACACAAACTTTTGCAACCGTTACATTACAGAATTATTTCAGAATGTACAGCAAATTAGGTGGTATGACCGGTACGGCTGTTACTGAAGCCGGAGAGTTATGGCAGATTTATAAATTAGACGTTGTTGAAATTCCAACCAACCGTCCGATTGCAAGACAAGACAAAGAAGATTACATCTACAAAACGACACGTGAAAAATTCAACGCTGTTATCGAAGACGTTACGCAATTATCAAATGCAGGAAGACCTGTATTGATTGGAACAACTTCTGTAGAGATCTCAGAATTGTTAAGCCGAATGTTGAAAATGAGAGGCGTTACACATAACGTTTTGAATGCTAAAATGCACAAACAAGAGGCACAAATCGTTGAAGAAGCAGGTAAAGCCGGAGTGGTAACTATTGCAACCAACATGGCTGGTCGTGGTACCGATATTAAATTATCTCCAGAAGTAAAAGCTGCCGGAGGTTTAGCAATTGTTGGTACAGAGCGTCACGATTCGCGTCGTGTAGACAGACAGTTACGTGGTCGTGCAGGACGTCAGGGAGATCCGGGAAGTTCTCAATTTTATGTTTCACTTGAAGACAACCTAATGCGTTTATTTGGTTCTGAAAGAGTAGCTAAAGTTATGGACAGAATGGGACTTCAGGAAGGTGAAGTTATCCAACATTCGATGATGACTAAATCGATCGAGCGTGCTCAGAAAAAAGTAGAAGAAAACAACTTTGGTGTTCGTAAACGTTTATTAGAATACGATGACGTAATGAACTCTCAACGTGAAGTAGTATACAAACGTCGTCGTCACGCATTATTTGGTGAGCGTTTGAAACTGGATATTGCAAACATGCTTTATGATACTTGCGAATTAATCGTAAGCAACAATAAAATAGCCAATGATTTCAAAACATTTGATTTTGATTTAATTCGTTATTTCGGAATTACATCTCCAATTTCTGAAGCAGATTTTACGAAATTAACCGATATTGAAGTTACCGGAAAAGTGTACAAAGAAGCTTTATCTTTCTATACTGAAAAAACAGAAAGAAGCGCCAGAGAAGCTTTCCCAATCATTAAAGGAGTTTACGAAGAGCCAAACAATCATTTTGAGCGTATCGTAGTTCCGTTTACAGACGGTATCAAAACACTGAATGTGGTAACTGATTTGAAGAAAGCATACGACAGCGAAGGAGCTCAGTTAATTGCTGATTTCGAAAAAAATATCACTCTTTCTATTGTTGATGAGGCCTGGAAAAAACACTTACGCAAAATGGACGAATTGAAACAATCTGTTCAATTGGCCGTTCACGAGCAAAAAGATCCATTGCTTATTTACAAATTAGAGGCTTTCAATTTGTTCAGAGGAATGTTAGACAACGTTAATAAAGAAGTAATTTCATTCTTGTTCAAAGGTGATTTACCGGCTCAAAACGTTCCTGAAATTCACGAAGCTAAAGAAGTACGTCAAAAAGAAAACTTCAAATTAAGCAAAGACGAAATTGTAAACAGCGAGGAAATCAACCGTGAAGCGGGAGAAACACAACAGCGTCAGGTTACGGAAACAATTGTGAGAGACATGCCAAAAATCAACCGTAATGATACTGTAACGGTTCAGGAAGTTGCAAGTGGCAAAACAGAAACAATGAAATTTAAAAAAGCGGAATCTTTAGTAGCCTCAGGCGAATGGGTTATCGTTAAATAA
- a CDS encoding MbnP family protein: MKNTLYKALVIVALSISLVSCSNDDNNETVSGSGNITLKFDNAYGANDLILNTQGNTTSNNEVLKINLVKYIVSNVVFTKADGTTFTYPKSKSYFIADESTAAGQQFKLTDVPAGDYVKVKFGIGVDEAQWKLGAAGQGDFLAQADAAGMMWSWAAGYKFLAFEGTFTSETVTKATPFMIHTGKTGTDYNYTEVTVDFPTKALVRSNITPAVHIITDLSKIIDGQNKIKLSDNNMGGMGAMIMGGAKLPLITQNISTMFRVDHVHND; the protein is encoded by the coding sequence ATGAAAAATACTTTATACAAAGCCCTTGTTATTGTAGCACTATCTATATCCTTAGTTTCATGTTCAAACGATGACAATAACGAAACTGTTTCAGGAAGCGGAAACATTACTTTAAAATTCGACAACGCTTATGGCGCAAACGATCTGATTTTAAACACACAAGGTAATACAACTTCAAACAACGAAGTACTAAAAATCAACCTTGTAAAGTATATCGTGAGCAATGTTGTTTTCACAAAAGCGGACGGTACGACTTTTACCTATCCAAAAAGCAAAAGCTATTTTATTGCTGACGAATCTACTGCTGCCGGTCAGCAATTTAAACTAACAGATGTTCCTGCAGGCGATTATGTTAAGGTAAAATTCGGAATCGGAGTTGACGAAGCACAATGGAAACTGGGTGCTGCGGGTCAGGGAGATTTTCTTGCGCAAGCAGACGCTGCCGGTATGATGTGGTCATGGGCTGCAGGATATAAATTTCTTGCTTTCGAAGGTACTTTTACCTCTGAAACGGTTACAAAAGCTACCCCATTTATGATCCATACCGGAAAAACAGGAACAGATTACAACTACACTGAGGTAACTGTAGATTTTCCAACAAAAGCTTTGGTTCGTTCCAACATTACTCCAGCGGTTCATATTATTACAGATCTTTCTAAAATAATTGACGGTCAGAACAAAATCAAACTTTCCGATAACAATATGGGCGGCATGGGCGCTATGATTATGGGTGGTGCAAAACTGCCATTGATCACTCAAAACATTTCGACAATGTTTAGAGTAGACCACGTACATAACGACTAA
- a CDS encoding cytochrome-c peroxidase, translated as MLKIKHFLWLLLPLMWSCSDQEEEYVNIPLEFTVPSNFPALAYNLAQNPPTEKGFELGKKLFYDGRLASDGVVSCGFCHIQANAFTHHGHTVSHGVNDAQGTRNTPSIQNLAYQPIFMYDGAADHLDLQPIVPLTSIIEMNGDLNTILKMMKGDKEYQKLFGQAFTDGEISTENMLKALSQFMVMVTSSNSKFDKYRRKEAGGTLTADELAGYDLFKSKCASCHATDLQTDNSFRNNGLAVNPMINDVGRYKVTELASDYYKFKVPSLRNVEVSGPYMHDGRFGTLEGVLEHYARGIESSPTLDPILKQNGKFGITLSETDKKQIIAFLKTLTDTDYLTNKRFAEY; from the coding sequence ATGCTGAAAATAAAACATTTTCTATGGTTGCTGCTTCCGCTGATGTGGAGCTGCTCTGATCAGGAAGAGGAGTATGTAAACATTCCTTTAGAGTTTACAGTACCTTCCAATTTTCCTGCTTTAGCCTATAATCTTGCGCAAAATCCCCCGACCGAAAAAGGATTTGAACTGGGTAAAAAACTATTCTATGACGGACGTTTAGCGTCAGACGGAGTAGTTTCCTGTGGCTTTTGTCACATACAGGCCAATGCTTTCACCCATCACGGACACACCGTAAGTCACGGTGTAAACGATGCTCAGGGAACACGAAACACGCCATCGATTCAGAATCTGGCCTATCAGCCAATATTTATGTACGATGGAGCCGCAGACCATTTAGACCTGCAACCTATCGTTCCCTTAACAAGTATTATCGAAATGAATGGCGATTTGAATACCATTTTAAAGATGATGAAAGGCGACAAGGAATACCAAAAATTATTTGGACAGGCTTTTACCGATGGAGAAATCTCAACCGAAAATATGCTGAAAGCACTTTCGCAGTTTATGGTTATGGTAACTTCTTCCAATTCAAAGTTTGACAAATACAGACGAAAAGAAGCCGGCGGAACTTTAACCGCTGATGAATTGGCCGGATATGATTTATTCAAATCAAAATGTGCTTCCTGTCATGCCACCGACTTACAGACAGATAACTCATTTCGCAACAACGGCCTGGCCGTAAACCCAATGATCAATGATGTTGGAAGATATAAAGTCACTGAGCTAGCAAGCGATTATTACAAATTTAAAGTGCCCAGTTTACGCAATGTAGAAGTCTCAGGACCTTATATGCACGACGGACGATTTGGCACTTTGGAAGGTGTTTTAGAGCACTATGCACGCGGCATAGAATCTTCGCCAACTCTGGATCCGATATTAAAACAAAACGGAAAGTTTGGAATTACACTTTCTGAAACGGATAAAAAGCAAATCATCGCTTTCCTTAAAACGTTAACCGATACAGACTACCTGACCAACAAACGTTTTGCTGAATATTAA
- a CDS encoding transporter gives MKKILVMFTFLIGLSAFSFTAKDSISAFTFQRMALMEDFDCDACGCSASGGSMGFSSMLNNNFVGLRYFKQSYTSRDGIFANSPWIDENFNTVQAWARIPLTEKMQISALVPYHFHERKLTAGTESIAGLGDITVMALYTVFETQKDSTFFTHKINLGGGVKIPTGKFTEANNLGSVNQSFQLGTGSWDFPLVSEYVVKHKNLGLNTTLNYIFKTQNSKNYQYGDQFNYAATFFYLFDTKSIQIVPQAGLAGELYQTNKQHNLNLPNTAGDILFGKFGIEAGKDKFSIGVNAMLPITQNLSNGNMEANYRWSINLNYTL, from the coding sequence ATGAAAAAGATATTAGTAATGTTCACCTTTTTGATTGGTTTATCAGCCTTTAGTTTCACCGCAAAAGACAGTATTTCTGCCTTCACTTTCCAACGTATGGCCCTGATGGAAGATTTTGACTGTGATGCCTGCGGCTGTTCTGCAAGTGGCGGGAGTATGGGGTTTAGCTCTATGCTGAACAATAATTTTGTGGGACTGAGATATTTCAAACAAAGTTATACCAGCCGTGACGGGATTTTTGCAAACTCTCCCTGGATTGATGAAAATTTCAACACGGTTCAGGCATGGGCGCGCATCCCGCTTACAGAGAAAATGCAAATTTCGGCATTGGTTCCCTATCATTTTCATGAAAGAAAACTAACCGCTGGAACCGAAAGCATCGCCGGTTTAGGAGATATTACGGTGATGGCTTTGTACACCGTTTTTGAAACACAAAAGGACAGTACATTCTTTACGCATAAAATAAATCTGGGTGGTGGTGTTAAAATTCCGACTGGAAAATTTACGGAAGCCAACAATTTAGGAAGCGTCAACCAGAGTTTTCAATTGGGAACCGGGAGCTGGGACTTTCCATTGGTTTCAGAATATGTAGTGAAACATAAAAACTTGGGATTAAACACTACGCTGAATTATATTTTTAAAACACAAAACAGCAAAAATTACCAGTACGGCGATCAGTTTAACTATGCCGCAACCTTCTTTTATTTGTTTGATACAAAATCGATTCAGATTGTTCCCCAAGCCGGACTGGCAGGAGAACTTTACCAAACGAATAAACAGCACAATCTGAATTTACCCAATACAGCCGGTGATATTTTGTTTGGAAAATTTGGTATTGAAGCCGGAAAAGATAAATTTTCGATCGGTGTAAATGCAATGCTTCCTATTACTCAAAATCTGTCCAATGGCAATATGGAAGCCAATTACAGATGGAGTATTAATTTGAATTATACTTTATAA
- a CDS encoding DUF2306 domain-containing protein, which translates to MKKNLWHSLRLIWTICFSFFFILMIKITWQYIPLKSDVAFLQIKQTEISQIPFYYPIFYVHVYSAIFILFAGFFQFNAAILKKYPATHRNIGKFYVLVVLFLSAPSGFFIGLFANGGLYSKISFTTLSLLWFYFTLKGFSSIKNKNIEQHKAFMLRSFALTFSAITLRFWKVILVYLFQPAPMDVYQIIAWLGWIPNLLIVEYYLYNQLKK; encoded by the coding sequence TTGAAAAAAAATCTTTGGCACTCATTGCGACTCATCTGGACTATTTGCTTTAGTTTTTTTTTCATTCTAATGATTAAAATAACATGGCAGTACATACCGCTAAAAAGTGACGTCGCTTTTCTTCAAATAAAGCAAACCGAGATTAGCCAGATTCCTTTTTATTATCCAATATTTTACGTTCATGTTTACTCGGCTATTTTTATTTTGTTTGCCGGTTTCTTTCAGTTTAATGCTGCTATTTTAAAAAAATATCCCGCAACACATAGAAACATCGGTAAATTTTATGTTCTTGTCGTGCTTTTTTTAAGTGCACCTTCTGGTTTCTTTATTGGTCTTTTTGCAAACGGTGGTCTTTACTCTAAAATCTCTTTTACTACTTTGTCTCTTCTTTGGTTTTATTTTACACTCAAAGGTTTTTCTTCTATAAAAAACAAAAACATCGAGCAGCATAAAGCCTTTATGTTGCGAAGTTTTGCTTTAACATTTTCTGCAATAACATTACGTTTTTGGAAGGTTATTCTTGTATATTTGTTTCAACCAGCACCTATGGATGTCTATCAAATTATTGCATGGCTAGGCTGGATTCCTAATTTATTAATCGTTGAGTATTATCTTTATAACCAATTAAAAAAATGA
- a CDS encoding YARHG domain-containing protein, translated as MTKDIAEDQPKEIRTDLYGSYVGDFTILERDTTRPEKENHINKINILIKKITSSEVTGQSIVAGNSRRLTGEMTIEGNTVHFRLNEPGDDKNDGVFDFEIKNDTLLVGTWTANNTKKEVRKRKFELTKKEFKYNPNVMLPEEGMYIDYANPKEKEVTEVNDDPEVKETETYMETVYRAASESIILLNSSTQKLKESDIKNLKKIDLEILRNTIFARHGLTFKTKTVRQFFDNIEWYIPVSDDVNSELTSVEKENIVLLKRFEKYAEDNYDSFGR; from the coding sequence ATGACAAAAGACATCGCCGAAGATCAGCCTAAAGAAATTAGAACCGATTTATATGGCTCCTACGTAGGTGATTTTACAATTCTGGAACGCGATACAACAAGACCTGAAAAAGAAAACCATATCAATAAGATTAACATTCTGATCAAAAAAATCACATCCTCAGAAGTTACAGGGCAAAGTATAGTTGCCGGAAACAGCAGACGACTTACTGGTGAAATGACTATAGAAGGAAACACTGTTCATTTTAGACTAAATGAACCTGGCGACGATAAAAATGATGGCGTTTTTGATTTTGAAATAAAAAATGACACGCTTTTAGTAGGAACATGGACTGCTAACAACACTAAAAAAGAAGTTAGGAAAAGAAAATTTGAACTCACCAAAAAAGAATTCAAGTATAACCCGAATGTAATGCTTCCGGAGGAAGGAATGTATATCGATTATGCAAATCCAAAAGAGAAAGAAGTAACAGAGGTAAATGATGATCCTGAAGTTAAAGAGACCGAAACTTATATGGAAACGGTCTATAGAGCCGCGTCAGAAAGTATTATTTTACTAAATTCCTCCACACAAAAATTAAAAGAATCTGATATTAAAAACCTAAAGAAAATTGATTTAGAGATTCTTAGAAATACCATTTTTGCCAGACATGGGCTCACTTTTAAAACGAAAACAGTTCGTCAGTTTTTTGATAATATTGAATGGTATATCCCTGTCTCGGATGATGTTAATAGTGAATTAACATCGGTCGAAAAAGAAAATATTGTTTTATTAAAACGTTTTGAAAAATATGCCGAAGACAATTACGACTCTTTTGGAAGATAG
- a CDS encoding TrmH family RNA methyltransferase has product MIDLDYLAFLENILTDNRKEKFLKVLGNRTKHFTIAVEDVFQMHNTSAVMRSCEVFGIQELNVIEQRYGKKIDKEIAMGAQKWVDIHQYDSVSTCISTLKNQGYQIIATTPHENDCLLEDFDITKPSALFFGTERDGLSQEILDKADGFLKIPMVGFTESLNISVSAAIIIQNLTNRLQKSDIDWHLSEEEILEKRLAWAKNSIKDIKRIEARYYEENPR; this is encoded by the coding sequence ATGATTGATTTAGATTACCTCGCTTTCCTTGAAAATATATTAACCGATAACCGAAAAGAAAAATTTCTGAAAGTACTCGGAAACCGTACAAAGCACTTTACAATTGCGGTAGAAGATGTTTTTCAGATGCACAATACTAGCGCTGTGATGCGCAGTTGTGAGGTTTTTGGAATTCAGGAACTTAATGTGATCGAACAGCGTTACGGAAAAAAAATCGATAAAGAAATCGCGATGGGAGCCCAAAAATGGGTAGATATTCATCAGTACGACTCCGTTAGTACCTGCATTTCGACGTTAAAAAATCAGGGCTATCAGATTATTGCTACCACACCGCATGAAAATGACTGTTTGCTGGAAGATTTTGATATTACAAAACCCAGTGCATTATTCTTTGGAACCGAGAGAGACGGATTGTCACAGGAAATTTTAGATAAAGCCGATGGTTTTCTTAAAATTCCAATGGTTGGTTTTACCGAGAGTCTGAATATTTCAGTTTCGGCGGCCATTATCATTCAAAACCTAACAAACCGACTGCAAAAATCAGATATCGACTGGCATTTATCCGAAGAAGAAATTCTGGAGAAACGTTTGGCCTGGGCGAAAAATTCGATTAAAGATATTAAACGAATTGAAGCAAGGTACTACGAAGAAAATCCCAGATAG
- a CDS encoding sulfotransferase family protein, translating into MKNTNHPLFNWIPYKLIEKENEVYLEWLYLGDKRYIDPFFDETISKCKSHAYNSSSFKAVSTVENLIEWSQELASVELKALVFHVSRCGSTMLSQSLATSAENIMISEAPLIDEILRSHNFGLEKKSALLKALLTFLGQKRFPEQQNLIVKLDAWHIFKANYLRSTFPELPFALLYRNPTEVLKSHQKMMGMHMVPNLLPPEVFGISAKEISEISFQQYGALVLEKYFQGFLDFYKTDQNVVKLNYNDGMKSVIEKFISFMAVDYSADELEGMYGRLQTHSKNEKAVFTGDSFNEEVLEIDLTEVNSLHERLGNMLLEDAAH; encoded by the coding sequence ATGAAAAATACAAATCACCCTTTATTTAATTGGATTCCCTATAAGTTGATTGAGAAAGAAAATGAGGTTTATCTGGAATGGCTGTACCTGGGCGACAAAAGGTATATTGATCCTTTTTTTGATGAAACCATTTCTAAATGTAAAAGCCATGCGTATAATTCCAGTTCGTTTAAAGCCGTTAGTACGGTCGAAAATTTAATCGAGTGGTCTCAGGAGCTTGCTTCGGTCGAGTTAAAAGCTTTGGTGTTTCATGTTTCGCGATGCGGATCTACAATGTTAAGTCAGTCACTGGCTACTTCGGCTGAAAACATCATGATTTCGGAAGCACCCCTTATCGACGAGATTTTAAGAAGTCATAATTTTGGCTTGGAGAAAAAAAGTGCACTTTTAAAAGCATTGCTAACTTTCTTAGGTCAGAAAAGATTTCCGGAGCAACAGAATTTAATTGTAAAACTGGATGCCTGGCATATTTTTAAAGCCAATTATCTGAGATCGACCTTCCCGGAACTGCCTTTTGCTTTGCTTTACAGAAATCCGACAGAAGTTTTAAAATCACATCAAAAAATGATGGGAATGCATATGGTTCCGAATTTACTGCCTCCTGAGGTTTTTGGAATTTCTGCTAAAGAAATTAGTGAGATTAGTTTCCAGCAATACGGAGCATTGGTGCTGGAGAAATATTTTCAGGGCTTTCTGGATTTTTATAAAACCGATCAAAATGTTGTCAAACTCAATTATAACGACGGGATGAAGAGTGTCATTGAAAAGTTTATCTCCTTTATGGCAGTCGATTATAGTGCTGATGAACTTGAGGGAATGTACGGGCGACTTCAGACACATTCTAAAAATGAAAAAGCGGTTTTTACAGGGGACTCCTTTAATGAAGAAGTTTTAGAGATCGATTTAACAGAGGTAAACAGTTTGCATGAGAGATTGGGGAATATGCTGTTAGAGGACGCGGCACATTGA
- a CDS encoding aspartyl/asparaginyl beta-hydroxylase domain-containing protein: MNPSSSKLPVSFSIDKLQKEFALCENDLWTPHFNTGRYEGNWTSVSLRSQSGLINDITSFANEGYKNTELLDRCHYFKEIMDWFQCEKEAVRLLRLGPQSEIKEHTDNDTSYEDGFFRIHVPIITNPDVFFYVDKKLVPMKMGECWYANFQLPHSVANKSAEARIHLTLDCIRNEWSDQLFTEMGFDIHYSRKKEQYSDEMKQQIIAELSRNPSAAGVQIIADLQSK; this comes from the coding sequence ATGAATCCTTCTTCGAGTAAACTTCCCGTTTCTTTTTCAATAGATAAATTGCAGAAAGAATTCGCTTTATGTGAAAACGATTTATGGACGCCTCATTTTAATACAGGCCGCTATGAAGGCAATTGGACAAGTGTATCGTTGAGATCCCAGTCGGGTTTGATAAACGACATTACTTCTTTTGCCAACGAAGGCTATAAAAATACGGAGCTACTGGATCGGTGTCATTATTTTAAAGAGATTATGGATTGGTTTCAATGCGAAAAAGAGGCTGTGCGTTTGCTTCGGTTAGGACCTCAAAGCGAAATAAAAGAGCATACTGATAATGATACCTCTTATGAAGATGGCTTTTTTCGAATTCATGTTCCGATCATAACAAATCCTGACGTATTTTTTTATGTGGATAAAAAACTGGTTCCTATGAAAATGGGGGAATGCTGGTATGCTAATTTTCAGCTTCCGCATAGCGTAGCAAACAAAAGTGCTGAAGCTCGTATCCATCTCACGTTGGATTGTATCCGAAATGAATGGTCGGATCAATTATTCACGGAGATGGGTTTTGATATTCATTATTCCCGAAAAAAAGAACAGTACTCTGACGAGATGAAACAACAGATTATTGCAGAACTTTCCAGAAATCCGTCGGCAGCAGGAGTCCAGATTATCGCCGATTTACAATCCAAATAA
- the cysC gene encoding adenylyl-sulfate kinase, with protein sequence MRNKKKSFSMILIQFTGLSGSGKTTLAENVRQLLVEKNYKVEIIDGDVYRKTICKDLGFSKEDRCENVRRLFNVGRNFVVSDTIVLMSVINPYENLRNELRNYEFVRTVYLDCSINNLIKRDPKGLYKKALLPDNDRDKINNFTGISDVFEVPVNADLVLKTDFETVSFSTHKLYDFIIDSLPDLA encoded by the coding sequence GTGAGGAATAAAAAAAAGAGTTTTTCAATGATTTTAATACAATTCACAGGATTATCGGGTTCAGGTAAAACGACATTGGCTGAAAATGTTCGTCAGTTGTTGGTGGAAAAAAACTATAAAGTAGAGATAATTGATGGCGATGTCTATCGAAAAACAATCTGTAAAGACCTGGGATTTTCTAAGGAAGACCGCTGTGAAAACGTCAGACGGCTTTTTAATGTCGGGCGAAACTTTGTGGTGTCGGATACGATTGTTTTGATGTCAGTCATCAATCCTTATGAAAATTTGAGAAATGAGTTGAGAAATTATGAGTTTGTCAGAACGGTTTATTTAGATTGTTCGATCAATAATTTAATCAAAAGAGACCCAAAAGGACTGTATAAAAAAGCATTGTTACCCGACAATGACCGTGACAAAATAAATAATTTTACCGGAATAAGTGATGTTTTTGAGGTTCCCGTAAACGCCGATTTAGTACTGAAAACCGATTTCGAAACGGTTTCTTTTTCAACCCATAAACTGTATGATTTTATTATAGACAGTTTGCCTGATTTGGCTTAA